The following are encoded in a window of Thalassotalea insulae genomic DNA:
- a CDS encoding MinD/ParA family protein: MIDQASGLRKMQHNNQVKVIAVSGGKGGVGKTNVSLNTSIALAMQGKRVLVLDADLGLANVDVMLGLRVKRNISHVLSGECELDDIIIDGPAGIKIIPATSGTQSMVDLTPSEHAGLIRAFSDMRTGFDVLIVDTAAGISDMVLSFARAAQDVLLVVCDEPTSITDCYALMKLLSRDHDVFKFKVVANMVRGPREGQQLFEKLSKVSDRFLDVALELVAIIPFDENIRKSVRKQQAIVQAFPDSPAAKAFMALATKVANWPIPHHPSGHLEFFIEQLLEH; encoded by the coding sequence ATGATAGATCAGGCAAGTGGCTTAAGAAAAATGCAGCATAATAATCAAGTAAAAGTCATAGCAGTTTCTGGTGGTAAAGGTGGTGTCGGTAAGACTAACGTTTCATTAAATACTTCGATCGCATTAGCAATGCAAGGCAAACGGGTGTTAGTGCTTGATGCTGATTTAGGTTTGGCAAATGTAGATGTCATGCTTGGCTTAAGAGTCAAACGAAATATCTCTCACGTGTTATCTGGTGAGTGCGAACTTGACGATATTATTATTGATGGTCCTGCTGGCATTAAAATTATTCCGGCAACTTCTGGCACTCAATCTATGGTGGATTTAACACCGTCTGAACATGCGGGGTTGATCCGCGCCTTTAGTGATATGCGGACCGGATTTGATGTGCTTATCGTCGATACCGCAGCTGGGATCTCAGATATGGTGCTCAGCTTTGCCCGCGCTGCACAAGATGTGTTATTGGTGGTGTGTGATGAACCGACATCTATTACAGATTGTTATGCATTAATGAAACTGCTGAGCAGAGATCATGATGTTTTTAAATTTAAAGTGGTAGCTAACATGGTTCGTGGTCCCAGAGAGGGGCAGCAACTGTTTGAAAAACTTTCTAAAGTGTCTGACCGCTTCTTAGATGTCGCACTTGAGTTAGTCGCCATTATACCGTTTGATGAAAATATTCGAAAATCAGTACGCAAACAACAAGCAATTGTGCAAGCGTTTCCAGATTCTCCTGCAGCTAAGGCATTTATGGCGTTAGCAACTAAGGTGGCTAATTGGCCAATTCCACACCATCCTTCAGGGCATCTCGAATTTTTTATTGAGCAATTATTAGAGCATTAG
- a CDS encoding RNA polymerase sigma factor FliA produces MVKANAYNVHIDKSALLEQHTVLVKRIAYHLLARLPASVIVDDLIQSGMIGLLEAANNFDATKGASFETFAGIRIRGAMLDEIRRGDWTPRSVHKNSRMISDAIKALEAELGRDVTDIEVAEKLDISLNEYHHILNEVSTGKIVGIDDLGVSEDVIQSSEDSNSNDPYQDIEQVIFKKALSECITTLPEREALVLSLYYDEELNLREIGQVLDVSESRVSQIHSQALHRLKARMQSWQS; encoded by the coding sequence TTGGTAAAAGCGAATGCCTATAACGTACACATCGATAAGAGTGCTTTATTAGAACAGCATACGGTTTTAGTTAAACGCATTGCTTATCATTTATTAGCGAGACTTCCTGCCAGTGTCATCGTCGATGATCTGATTCAATCTGGCATGATTGGCTTGTTAGAAGCGGCTAATAATTTTGATGCGACCAAAGGTGCAAGTTTTGAAACTTTTGCTGGTATTCGCATTCGTGGTGCCATGTTGGATGAAATTCGCCGTGGAGACTGGACCCCTCGCTCTGTTCATAAAAATAGCCGGATGATCAGTGATGCGATAAAAGCGTTAGAAGCAGAATTAGGCCGTGATGTTACTGATATTGAAGTTGCTGAAAAACTTGATATTTCATTAAATGAGTACCATCATATTCTTAATGAAGTCAGTACGGGTAAAATTGTCGGTATCGATGACTTAGGGGTGAGCGAAGATGTTATTCAAAGCTCTGAAGACAGCAACAGTAATGACCCCTATCAAGACATCGAACAAGTTATCTTTAAAAAAGCATTGTCTGAATGTATTACTACTTTACCTGAAAGAGAAGCTTTAGTACTGTCATTATATTATGATGAAGAATTAAATTTACGTGAAATTGGTCAAGTACTTGACGTCAGCGAGTCAAGGGTAAGCCAAATTCATAGTCAGGCATTACATCGATTAAAAGCGCGTATGCAATCTTGGCAAAGTTAA